The Pseudochaenichthys georgianus chromosome 20, fPseGeo1.2, whole genome shotgun sequence genomic interval cactccatcctgaggattTCTTCAGAACATTGATgacaaacattgatgaacttgcacccaggatgagacgccaagtatctgagctagcatctcagagcagcacactgagttcaatggatgcttccttctgcactttctctcacgacagcagggcatgtttggtttgttctttgagggaaatagttttgttgaagctgttgttggcctgtggagaaatgtaatcataagaaatgactctggaaaagctgcagttagagccataagaaatgaatgcaactgattatttaatgtttgatgttgtttttataggcaataatttaagctttgttagttccaggtttaaaggaggggtaggtaagtttgagaaaccggcttgagatacacttgttgttatattccatggaatgctcttaacatcccgatagcaatcaatatcttaaatgctttgacaaaaaatgttatcggtggaagccgtggcgctgtaaaaagcacgaccaatcatctgagccggcccgggtcagataactggatggcctacctgcctgtcagccttccatcagggcacaaacttatctcgtgccctcattggtcatgtgcgcgttcgtgtgtgttggaggaggggctctgtgaggaaggggcagattttctccggctgtgtattttaaaATTCTTCTATCCCTTGTCAAAGGATGGGAGTTACATTTCTTgtcaaaataaatgtgtttacatTCTGCCATTAACACATTGACAGCAGCAGCTTACACCCATATATGCTAGCTCAACCAGGAAGAACAGATGGGATGTTTGCTTTTGGTAGATAATGGAGTCTATAAACAGCTTTAACAAAAACTGTTTACATTTCATAAATGGCCTTTGCGATACTTAAATGCACGGTCAGTGGATAAAACTATGATTAAAATCAGTCATCTAGGAACAATTATAATGTTTAAATGTACTTTCCCAGGGCTTTAATATTCCCTCTGAGCTAAGTGTGTATTGCCTCTTTAATGCCCCATCTCTGCTCACATGTAAGGACCAGGTGTGGCATACCAGCTTGGATTATCTGCCCCTGTTGCCATGACGCTTTCAAAACCCTAAAATAGAGACAGGGAGGGACTATCCTGACAGCAACAACTAGCAGCTGCATTATACATACAGACACTGGACCAGATAAACAGCAGAGCAAAGCCTGACAGAGGCAGGAGAAGTGAAAACCCAGGAGAGCAGCATCGTATAACAAAGAGAGACACAGATACCAGACCTGAGGACAGTCTGGACAGTGTCAAGAGGTTTCCAGCAACACTTTAAAGTTTTCCCTGGGACACAAGTGGCAAATAAAGATAAACAGTGGAGCCAAAACTAAGAGCTAGGGAGTCTAGAAGAAACACATGAAAGCTGAAATACTTGCCTCAACAGACTGAGAGAGCCAAACATGGCCAAACTCACAGCAGAAggtaagagaaagagagagcttCCTACGCTATCGAGCTTTGTCGCGACAATAAGATGAAATGTGTTGACAATGACTGGTTGATAGGAGGTCCACTCTCACGGTCTGAGATTCAATGGAGAATCCACTTTCTCTGGGAAAGTAGTGTACCATCTTTCAACAAAGGATGTAACTGATGAATTATATTAATGTAAGCATTTGTGTGATATTAAAAGCTACGCAAAAAGTACTGATCAGCATATTCATTGAAATGTCAGCGTTTGGTAAAAGACCCTGCCGACATACGCAGACGGCCCTTTGTGGCTCAGGTTTTcataatggggggggggggggaggtaaGTCAAGGTCATCCAAGAGGCATCTCAGCTGTTCCAGTATGGAGAGGCACGTGAAGAATGCCGGCTTCCGAAATTGGATAACCAAAGAACAGGCAAGAGAAATTGTGACGATGTGAGAGCACTATATAGTTGGCTGATATAGTTGCATGTAAACCACCCAGGATGGTGAGTCTGCAGAAGAGACGTTTGCTATTTGATACAACAGCACATCGTGTATTGTGCTTGTTGATTTAAATACTTTCACGGTGAGGATAGATGCTGGAACAGGCGGAGGGACCAACTGACTACGACATTAATACTTTTAGTAAGTGATGAAATGGTGATCAGTAGAGACAAACATCTCCGCTACTGACGGGATGTTGGATGGGAGCCATATTTCTCACAACGCAGGGATAAAGTAAGCAGGCAAAGCTATTTAAAAATAACTTTCTTGTGCTGATCAAAATACAGTATGAATTCACAGGGTCTCACGGATAAAAATAGGACCCTAGTTCCTGCCATCGGTATGATGGAGGCTCAGCTCAAACCAAAAGGTCAAGGGAATTGAAAATATGGTATGCAAATAATTGCTGTTCTAACAAAGggtcaaatatttgtttctattAAAAGTACAAGCTGTATTATCAGGATACTCAACTGCTAATAATCTTCAAAAAAAATCATGTTTAacaaaatggtaaatggactgtacttatatagcgctttatccagtctttacgacccctcaaagcgctttacatactacatgtcacccattcatacagagcagtgtaccttactctaggacctaacattcacacaccgttggccatcgggagcaactcagggttaagtatcttgcccaaggatacatcgacatgttggctgcacaggctgggatcgaacccactaCCTTCTGTTTGAAAGACGAccacactccctcgcagccataTGTTAATTGACATAAAAGACAAATTCATACCTTATCTGAACGACAGGATAATGCAATGCTAAAAACCGTTGTACTACGTATGCGTCATACAAACTAAAAACTGTGATGATATGGTCATGTTTCGTCCTTTTCACTGTGCTGCGTAATGTCAGAATAGGTGAGCCTGGGGGTTGAGGGCTCACTGCCAGTCTAGGACAGCTCTGACAGTGACGATGTGTTTACTGTAACTTGCCCGACACGTTGGCAGAACACGTTGTCACTCAAGACATGTTTACTCGTGAGTTATGAGGTGGCATTGCGAAACATGCCAAGTTCCTCACCTAAACCCTGGCAACCCCTACCTCAAACTCATTTGAATGTATTGCAACCACGAACATAATATTATTTCTCCTGGGATATCATATACAACATGTTAGCAATATGCTcagattaaaaaaacatattcCTTCATCTTAACTGAATGTCATTTGAATATAAGTAAATCTTTCAGTACCCTTGCAATGAGAAATAATGACCTATTATTCACAATTATAAACCACCATATACTATATTGCAATGTGGACTAAAATGTGTTTAACTTTGCAGATTTCCTTTAATTAAGCACAACATTTAGGACAAAAAACATTGACCAAAACTTCAATCTTTCTTGACTTTCTCAGATATGCCGAGGCTTTTCCAAAAAATGTCAATGAGCAAGGTGGATGAGAAAGTACGCCTGCGAGCAGAGCAGGTGTACGCTTCTGCTCTGAAGGAGGAAGACAACAAGGAAGCTTTGTCTCTGTTCAACGTGCAGGAGGACTGTCCCATCGGTCTGCATGAGGACAGGCAGAGGACCCTGGAGAGGGAGCTGGCTGCACAGTCTTCTGAAGAGTGTGCTAAGAAGTGGGTTTGATTGAAAACACCTCTCGTTCTGCACATCCTATACGTCCTAACATCGAAAACAATGATCATTGTTTTGCAGTTTTAATTTGAGTTATTCTTGTCCTTCCATGTGTGTGACTAGGATGAAGAGTTTCATGCTGAAGCGTTCACAGTCGACTGTTGGTGGTGTTCAGGCTTTTCCTCGTTCCCCGTTGGTCCTCCCAACCATACCTGAACCTTTTCCTCCAGAGAACTTTCCAGACTTCCAGAGAGTAACCATCAGTGGAGACTACTGTGCAGGGGTAAACAGGACTAACACTCCAGCATGTTGACACACATTGACTACAAATAATACAAACCTGTAACTGTAGATTCAGACATCTCCAGCACTCAAAGAGGATTATCAGCATTTCAAAAGAGCTGACAAAGAAAGCAAAAACAAATAGGCACTTGTAACCGGTCTGGTTTGACGCCACACAGTGCATgactgtgggccatctaagctaatctacagatggccctgagcccgatagagattgccctgaaacaTGCGCGCTGACGAAATgacgcacgaagggtttggggggcctccccctagaacatttagatttttgcaggtcttctATGCTGTCTGGTCATTTGGTACCGGGCCgcagagaaaaaataaataacttacATTATTTCcgttttatttattatctgagtttgaacaatgttttattttgaaaactgaCCGGATTCCCTCCGTTACATCCATCTATGCCGCTAATCCGTTGCTGCTAAAATGAAACCCACAAGCTAGCAAAATGAGTAAAAAACAAACATCTTTGGAAAGTTTCTTTGCGAAGGGAAAAAGGCCCAGTGAGGAGACAGAAGAAGAGCCTACGACTTCCAAGAAAAAAAGCTGCATTTAACAGACAATACCAGGAGTCCTACTTAAAATATGGATTTATCGCGACAGGTGATGCCCGCGCACCAAGCCCGCTCTGCATAAGATACGGCAACCGGCTCTCAAATGAGGCAATGAAGCCTTCAAAACTGCTTCGCCACTTGGAGACCAAGCACCCTGCATTAAAAGACAAGCCTTCGGAGTATTTTGAAAGTAAGAAATGAAATCCGTAGTGCACGAGAGGACTTTGAGGACATCGTTAAGGAGATTGATGGAGGGTTGACCCATTTACAGTGGAGGGAGACAATCATCCCCATTCCACACTTCACAGAcactagactgaattataagatgaaccaccacaatattatattgtacaatttcaattttattcttcatttcacttgtttgtttgttctcgtTTGTGTTTGCtggcttgcatgccctgcatagctataagaaatacagacgctttccatctgatgaaggcaaatgcgttcccagatgtaaaaaagtagaaaacattacattcagttataactgccaaaacaaacattatttacactattatggcccctgttaaaatgtttgtaatgttatctactgtaagttggtcgaacgaatgcctcctcatccggaagctgaccgagcagacccgagcagcagtcgagaggagccgagcgcatccgcgaagcacacaaaatggcgacgtcagagttcccgttagccggcaaatctaaatctcttcggtcaaaatgtccggtcaaaataatttccctttagcgcaataccgtttcagttgcgccacttatgtgacagacaagaagagtatctgacagacaagaatagtcaattctaatgtctaacacttaggctgcggccacacaaggacgaaaacggctaaacgcataggattaacacaaacgcaatcgcaaaaaagcttccgtccacacgcaatagtcatccggatagtgtctgtccacacgagaccgctccgtttagctccaaccgctggagaagctgcagtacatatgcaggagcctgtaggtggcgctgtagcttcctccacaaaagcagcgaagaagcatggttgtcatggttgcccttctgtttattctccgcggtgggggccgagggaaccgggcagagtttttcgccagtcaacgtgtattaaagtttaaatcttccgacaaaattataaaagtgccggtcaaaggtcttctttgttatttattgagcttcaaaacaaatgaataacgactctatataatataataataaaatacacggagcctctctttttcctccctctcttcggacagcgccagtgtctgtctcatgcagcagctggtccagtaatgagtgacccggccgactgtaaaaataaacatatttataactagtttagtttgagaggtaattaaaatagctaagggtgatgatctgacttgaagtgtgtgttttgctgcagcgggaggagctgcaggtgggcagagctgcgtgtctccgtcctgtcagattagacttcactcgcgtgtatgtccatatcgagagaaagataaataatctgaattcagtgtgcagtttattttgttgcgggggtgagcagcagaggtggggagaggcggggctattgcctcatcattatcagaaaatgatcgtatagggcgcacacacggagccgttggaccccccagagcgttgcgtatgccgttctatccaccttgggacccgttatcgtttcctcagtcgtttagtgccgtattcggtcgtcctcgtgtggccgaacggtctatacgacactaaacagtaacgcaaacgaccgttttcgtcctcgtgtggccgcagccttaatgtggagaaagagatgtcctggatgggttgattgtgcgttgatctgttggtaatgcctcggggttccggtgggcatgtaaacaaatgcataatgctgcgctatactttgtgaactgacccagttgcatagcgacacttattgtttaggtgtcttttaataagcaggtagtcctatcattagctagaactagctggatctgatcgatatggacataaacgcgagtgaagtctaatctgacgggagagagagatcagctgctgctgacgagtcgaaactcgacacgcagctctgcatgatctcatgcagcggtgagcggaacaaaacacacacttcaggttagaatatcacacatagctattttaattacctctcaaactacctaaatgagttatagatatgtttagttttactgtcgggtcactcattactggatccgcgagctgcatgatactggcataatagattgcctgatcgggcaaccagcaggctccattgcccgagctaaatactagatggccatcGGGCagcccttaatgtcgagccctgccacATGTGATCTCTGCGTTGAGTTGTGTGAATGCAAACGACTTCTTTCTTGCCAACCAGGATTTATTCtctgtgcaaaacagaatataATAATTAAAGCAGGAAATGGCTTCATCAGCTTTCTAACTTCACACTTCTCCTCAGTGGGGCCTGAAGCTAACTCAGGAAAGTATACAGAGTTCTAAATAATACAATTAACAGATATACATCTATCCATGGTGGCAAACCGGCTTTTCTTTGTAAaccaataatacaaatataaccaTTAATGTACACTTACATAACAAACAATACAATTTACAGTtacaaaacacaaaaagaatACCCACATAcctgtgcaaaacagaatataATAATTAAAGCAGGAAATGGCTTTATCAGCTTTCTAACTTCACACCTTCAGTGGAAGAAAACACCCACATGTTAGGTTAGCATATAGCTAAACTTTAGAAAACTCCCAAACACTGTTTGAAGCGCtgcacattatataaactaCAGTCACACACGGCAACATATAGATATTAACTGCAAATAGGTTTGGCTTGTGtgaagtgtaacattaaacaatCTATTAACATATCAAATACAAAATGTATGCCTGGCACCACTCATTCCACTTACTTCTCCTCAGTGGGGCCGTAACTGAGGAAAGCAGCGCGAGTCTGCAGAAATGTGCCGGTGCCAACAGTACCAAAATAAAAcgtacttttcaaaataaaagcttctAAAAAATAAAGTGACAGTGACAAGTTTTACAAATAAAGTATGGACAATGATTTtactgaaatataaacaagtgaAGTTATACATCGGTTACACACTCAAAAACTAATTTAAGTCTGTACCTATTGTAAGGACCCAGGGAGGTTGGTCATTTAACACCAGGAAGTGTTCtagataaatatattaaaaaggtTTGGCTTAAGGGGTGTCTGGGGAAAGGCCATCTTCTTACCCATGTTTTAAGCATTtatccttttaaaaaaaaaaacatttgtcaaCAAATCTAAAAGGTGAACTTTTGCCCCCTCCAGATCACAGTTGAGGATTATGAGCAGGCAGCCAAAAGTATCCTCGGAGCGCTGTTCATCAGAGAGAAATACTGCAGACTGGCATACCATCACTTCCCCAGGACCGCTGCACAATTCCTCCGCAACGCCGATAATGAAGAGTGGCGAGAGGAGGATGAGGTCATGCCAGGTAAGGGGTCCCCAACTCTTTTCCTATTTGGAAATATCTAATTCCATATCTTACTTTTTGattgaaaatgtatatttttgGTATTGTACTATtaaaaaacattgaaaatggGATGTCATAACATAATCCTATACATCACCCAAGAGAGAACTGTGTTTCTATGTTAAACAACATTTGGGATAttgatttaaaggggacctatcatgcaaaatgcacttttttatgtcttttatacataaagatgtgtccccggtgtgtcggggaactcacgcagcgtcagaaaataaaaccctctctcttttcctccgtacccaaatctctaaaaacggggctccaacggagctgatccagatttgcgtccgatatgacgtcatatctgaaatgtggacccacagcccaatcagaaacgttgctatcagaaacaatgcccgactgttttggacgtaatatggtcggtgtttacattagcatggctaacactcagagctaacctgtactggagagcatgtgtgtgaagaagcaggaagtaaaaaggaactcaccttgtggtataaccggcaagagagaaagcctttgagctccaaactGTTTCAGAAAGAATccatgataatccatgatatggcgtttcatcacggcagtatttagtttagacggtagctgccgggtcccgcatgagctcagacccctccttttttatcaaatttttgtttttttaaagctttatccatacaatcagcacttttgaaacaggaagtgaaatagaggctagaatgggtgatctgtttggtattttgagcaaaacacttcatagacatgttttttaatatatttttatatatgctattgcctaaaaatagcaggataggtgacctttaagattaaaaaaaaaagggaatacAAAATCTGAAAAACGTTGCAACTCTAAGGGGCGTCTAACATTACACTCTTATTTTTGGTAAGGGACAAACATGGCAAATACTTGAAATAATGAAAAACTGTGATGAAAAGGATGACTTATTGTCTTTGCTGTCAGTGAGCTACATTTAGCTGCCAAAGACAAGGGCACTCTCGCGTCCAATGTTAGCAACACAATTCAGAAACAAGCAGGGACTAATATAACACCTGATTCATTACAATGCCAATGATatcataataacaaataaaGTGTTGGACCAACTGCTGCTATGATAATATTATGTCAAGGGTTAAACGCTATGTTGTTAACATTTAACTGCTTATCGCATGTTAAGGATGAGTCTAACTATTCTAAACGTCTATTTTAAGTACGTGTGaagaagtgtgtgtgagctaaGGTCAGCGGAAGTATTCCTGACAACAGATATGGGACATGCTTCAGGAGGCTTCTCCAACACAGACAATAAATTGAAATGACTTATATGTACTGGGGACATGACTATAAAATGTGCAGTACTAATAATGTATGTGTTTACTATACGCTCTAACCATTTGACAAGTAAAAAGATGAGGCATATAAAGTGTACTATGTTGGGACTAAATGGATGACTAGCAGGTGATCACAGAAACGATATCTTTCATCAATGGCAAACATGTAAAAAACAACCAATGAATATCGCACAAATGTGGGTCCTTATAAACAACAAAGCTTTGGAGAATGCTTTAAGAGAATACATTAGCTTATGATATCACACGCATGACAGTAACTGTGACTTTCTTTTTAGCGTTTATACATCTGTACtttggctgtttgaagagcatgCGTCACATACTATTTGTTAGGAACCGTGACTCACTGATATGAGGACTCGATTGCACAACCCGGAGACGAAAAGGTTTGCAGAAAAATAAACTTTAATGGatcaaaaacaaagaaacactcTTTACAGAGGGAGTGACAAAACGGTCACAAAACAAAACGCCCTCATGGAGGATATCACAAAAGGTCTCTATGGCTGCTTGGAAGTGACTTCTTGGCACGccgaacaagacgaactgacaacaGACAAGTggagacaggacaatatatacaagaggtaagtgggaacaggtggaaacaatcagacgctgacgatggcgggaaacaAGAACCAAGGAAGTAAAGGCacctggaatgagacaaggagtacaaaataaaacaggaagtgaaacaaacaaaacaaacatgaacGCGACAAAGACATAACAAACTAACAtaattgacgggacacaacaCTATTATCTAAAAATAGATTTTCCAACAGCTGCACTTAATTGTGTGTGAGACATAATGACTGTTATTTTGACTTTTAACAATTGCATCAGTGGTCAAATATTAGTTCTGATACACATCCTATAACCATGAAGAGGTACATCGAGTCTTGATATTCTTCAAGATGTGTCGGTGCTGTTAACGGTATATAACTCCTACTgcaaagcatattcattatttTCCGTTTTTATTTCCTTTCATTGTGTTTAGAAATCTGGCCGTTCCCTCATGAAGGAGAGGACCCTTACTCCATGGAGGGTATTCCTGAGAACCTGAACTACGAGCTGCAGATGAAGGATGGCATAGTTCATGTTTACGACAATGCTGAGGCCCTGAAACAACAGCAGCCTCACAGCCTCCCTTACCCCGACCTCGAGACCTTTGCTATAGACCTGAGCCATGTCCTCGCAATGATAGCTGACGGCCCAACGTAAGtacacaaatgttttaaatatacATAACGACAATAGGGCAAACGGACATTTTACATCGCTTTTAACTGATATTTCAAAAACTACTGTGAATAGTTTTCCCTTCCTGAACGGTGCATGCAGAAGAGCATCAGTTCAGAGTTGAATGAGTAATTTCAAATGTTCCTACCTGAAATCTCCTGCTCGCTCACAGGAAAACGTACTGCCACCGACGGTTGAACTTCCTGGAATCTAAATTCTATCTTCATGAAATGATGAATGAAATGGCGGAGCTAAAAGAGCTGAAATGTGTCCCACATAGAGACTTCTACAACGTCAGAAAGGTCGGTCGGTGTTTTCCATCTAGTTCATTATACATTAAACTGATGTAATGCAAATCGTCCGGTCAACATTGAGTCACTCTGAAAGTTATCTCTAGTGCTTGATCTAATTAACATCCGCTGTTACTTGTCCAATAAAGTCATGCACATCCTAACTGTTTGCTTCATGTCAAAACACAGgtggacacacacatacacgcggCTGCTTGCATGAACCAGAAGCATCTGCTGAAATTTATAAAGACCACATACAAGGAAGAGACGGATCGCGTGGTCCTGGAGAAGGACGGCCAGGAGGTCACACACAAGGAAGTCTTCAACAAACTCAACATGGACCCGTACGACCTCACCGTGGACTCTCTGGACGTGCACGCTGTAAGAACAAAGTCGTTGCTGCCAAAAGTTCTTAAAAATTGAAACAAGTCCAGTAACATTTCTGCAATGCCGTCAGACATCGGTTTTGCCAGATAATTGTTCTAAAAAAACAACGTTCTTGAGGTAAATAGGGCAGGTATCGCTTAACTCCACGAGCCTGCCAATAACAAATGTGTGGTTTTAAAACGACCACAGAAGGATGCAATTATGCGTGTTCAAGCATTTCATACGGTGTGATGCAATCTTTTTTATGTTCCATGCACGATCTTTTTAATACGTAATCTGAAAATAATAAACAGTCATTTTGTTGGAATGAAAATGTTATCAAAAGATTCACCCTCTCTCACGAATGACCCTCCTAGGGAAGGCAAACATTTCATCGGTTTGACAAGTTCAACTCCAAGTACAACCCCGTGGGCGCCAGCGAACTGCGAGAGATCTAC includes:
- the LOC117465965 gene encoding AMP deaminase 3-like translates to MSRRDTPLLKQHSTPCFGKDMPRLFQKMSMSKVDEKVRLRAEQVYASALKEEDNKEALSLFNVQEDCPIGLHEDRQRTLERELAAQSSEECAKKMKSFMLKRSQSTVGGVQAFPRSPLVLPTIPEPFPPENFPDFQRVTISGDYCAGITVEDYEQAAKSILGALFIREKYCRLAYHHFPRTAAQFLRNADNEEWREEDEVMPEIWPFPHEGEDPYSMEGIPENLNYELQMKDGIVHVYDNAEALKQQQPHSLPYPDLETFAIDLSHVLAMIADGPTKTYCHRRLNFLESKFYLHEMMNEMAELKELKCVPHRDFYNVRKVDTHIHAAACMNQKHLLKFIKTTYKEETDRVVLEKDGQEVTHKEVFNKLNMDPYDLTVDSLDVHAGRQTFHRFDKFNSKYNPVGASELREIYLKSDNHIKGEYFARIIKEVSKELEESKYQHAEPRLSIYGRSASEWEGLATWFIQHKLHSPNMRWMIQVPRIYDIFKSKKILPNFAKMLENVFLPLFEATVNPQKHKEIHVFLKYVTGFDSVDDESKHSDHMFSYKSPKPEAWTTDDNPPYTYYLFYMYANIMVLNNLRKERGLNTFQFRPHCGEAGSITHLVSAFLTADNISHGLNLKKSPVLQYLYYLAQVPIAMSPLSNNSLFLEYSKNPLREFLQKGLRVSLSTDDPMQFHYTKEALMEEYAIAAQLWKLSTCDLCEIARNSVLQSGLSHQEKKHFIGSSYLEDGPAGNDIRRTNVAQIRMAYRYETLCNELSFLVDAVKTEVGNTIPE